TTCCATTAGAAACGCCACCACATTGCCCCCCTTGCCGCTGCTGAAATCCTTCCAGATCTGTTTCACCGGGGAGACCATAAAGCTCGGCGTCCGTTCGTCCGTGAACGGGCTCAGCCCCTTGAAGTTGGAGCCGGACTTTTTTAACTGCACAAAATCCCCGATGACCTCTTCCACGCGGGCGGCGTCAAAAACCTTGTCAATAGTCGTCCTGGCAATCAATTCTTCCCGTTTTTGGCAAAGGTAAATGTACGAAATCGTATGGTCCGGAAAAAGGTATTATATCCCGGGTCGTACTGGAAAAAATAAGGGGCGCCCGAAAGCGCCCCTACCGTTATCGGGAATCCGGAACAACGGCTCAAAGGTCAAATCGCAGGCCCATGGACAGGTTGTGCTCGTCCACCGCCGCGTTTTCAAATATGGGGTTCAGGTCGTACTTGGCATAGAGCAGCACCCCTTCCACGCCGATGTACCCGGCCAGGCCATAGACCAGGTCGGAGGTATTGTAGCCCCTTTTCAGTTTGTCTTTTACGCGTTCCCCGTCCCGGGTGTACTTGAGTTTCTGGCGCGCCCCCAGGTTGAAGCCGCCGTACCCGCCCAGCCCGATGCGGAACTGGTTCTCCAGGGAATACCGGAAATGGTCCTCGTACTCCTTGTAGCGCGAAGGCCCGAATTCCAGGTACACGGGCACCACCAGATTGTCCATCCGGAATTTGGATTTGTCCAGCTCGTACTCAAATTCCTGCAGGTTGGTTTGCCCGTCCTCGGCTACGAAATACTGGTTGCCCTCCGGTTTTAAGCCATTGAATTGCAGGGATACCCCGTAATGGAACCGCAAAAAATTACTGTTGTTGAAAACCCGGGTCCGCCAGGACCAGCCAATCTCAAAAAACCGGCTGCCGGCGAGTTTATAGGGGGCCTCCTCCAGGCTCCGGCCGGAAGCCATGGCGTTGTTAAAGCCCACGGCCACCACCAGGTCGGAATACGTGCGGCGGTCATATTTTACCGGCCGGTTCCGTTCGCGCCAGCTAAACACATCCTCGTCGTTAAACCGGATGTTGAAGCCCACCACCTCCCCGGCATCATCACGGTTCTTCCGGGTGCCGAGCACTTCACCTTCGTTCCGCTCCAGCAGGGCAATCTCCCGGTCGATCATGTTGAGCCGGTCCGCGATATTCAGGGCGCGTTTTTCAGCGGCGGCTTCTTTGAGCTGTGCTGCCTCCGCCTCCGTAATCTCCCCGTCAATCAGGCGCTCCTCAATGCGCAGGATTTCCTGTTTCAACGCCTCCTTCTCCTGAAGGGAGACCTGCTCCCGCATCTCTTTGAGGGATTCGACGCGATTTTCATAAGGTTCTTGACCCAGGGCGAGTTGTGTACTTGCGAGGATCAACATCGGGATTAACAGGCGTACTAATGTGTTCATTTCTTTTTGATTTGATGATTGATGAATAGACTCCTCCCGGACCCCGTTACGGGATCGGAATAATTGTTTGTATTTCAATGGGTTAATTGTTCC
This genomic window from Robiginitalea biformata HTCC2501 contains:
- a CDS encoding porin family protein, producing MNTLVRLLIPMLILASTQLALGQEPYENRVESLKEMREQVSLQEKEALKQEILRIEERLIDGEITEAEAAQLKEAAAEKRALNIADRLNMIDREIALLERNEGEVLGTRKNRDDAGEVVGFNIRFNDEDVFSWRERNRPVKYDRRTYSDLVVAVGFNNAMASGRSLEEAPYKLAGSRFFEIGWSWRTRVFNNSNFLRFHYGVSLQFNGLKPEGNQYFVAEDGQTNLQEFEYELDKSKFRMDNLVVPVYLEFGPSRYKEYEDHFRYSLENQFRIGLGGYGGFNLGARQKLKYTRDGERVKDKLKRGYNTSDLVYGLAGYIGVEGVLLYAKYDLNPIFENAAVDEHNLSMGLRFDL